In Candidatus Zixiibacteriota bacterium, the following are encoded in one genomic region:
- a CDS encoding efflux RND transporter periplasmic adaptor subunit has protein sequence MSKNSLSIIIILPLAFLLSSCSKDNDIPGGSGLIEATEITFSAETAGQLKALYFEEGDSIAAGDTIGIVDTVTVRLRLQEAEAVRKTVATRLRTASLAIEQADQNLELARKEFERVSALIKSGSANQQQYDKAETAFNLAQLARQQAAAAYDATAAELTRAEASIDLLKKQLSDCFPVSPQSGIVVNKYVEAGELVAPGKQLLRIAKLDTVWVKIYLPPSELTRFTLGSSAFVDPEDGRSEPLQGYLSWISSEAEFTPKNVQTREARADLVYAVKIMIPNPNGALKIGMPVAAKIR, from the coding sequence ATGAGTAAGAACAGTCTCTCTATAATCATCATATTGCCGCTGGCTTTCCTGCTCTCTTCCTGCAGCAAGGATAACGATATCCCCGGCGGCTCCGGGCTTATCGAGGCGACCGAAATCACCTTCTCCGCCGAGACCGCCGGTCAGTTGAAAGCTCTTTACTTTGAGGAAGGGGACAGTATTGCCGCCGGCGATACCATCGGCATTGTCGATACCGTAACAGTCCGACTCCGGCTGCAGGAAGCCGAGGCTGTCAGAAAAACAGTGGCGACCCGTCTCCGCACCGCCTCCCTCGCAATTGAGCAGGCCGACCAGAATCTGGAGCTCGCCCGCAAGGAGTTTGAGCGTGTTTCCGCCCTTATCAAGAGCGGCTCCGCCAATCAGCAGCAATATGACAAAGCCGAAACCGCCTTCAATCTGGCCCAATTGGCGCGCCAGCAGGCCGCCGCCGCTTATGACGCCACCGCGGCAGAATTGACCCGCGCCGAGGCCTCTATCGACCTCCTGAAAAAGCAGCTCTCCGACTGCTTCCCGGTATCACCGCAATCCGGAATCGTGGTCAATAAGTATGTCGAAGCCGGCGAATTGGTCGCCCCCGGCAAACAACTGCTTCGTATCGCCAAACTCGATACCGTCTGGGTGAAAATCTATCTGCCGCCCTCGGAACTGACCCGTTTCACCCTGGGGAGCTCCGCCTTTGTTGACCCCGAAGATGGCCGCTCCGAACCGCTGCAAGGATATCTCTCCTGGATTTCATCCGAAGCGGAATTCACCCCCAAGAATGTCCAGACCAGGGAAGCCCGCGCCGACCTGGTCTATGCCGTTAAAATCATGATTCCCAATCCGAACGGCGCTCTCAAAATCGGGATGCCGGTAGCGGCGAAGATACGATGA
- a CDS encoding ABC transporter ATP-binding protein has protein sequence MEYAVTIDKLTRKFGEFKAVDEISLSVEKGEIFGFLGANGAGKTTAIRMLCGLLLPTSGSGTVNGHNIFTESEQIKQSIGYMSQKFSLYRDLTGRENLQFYGSVYQIPSGDLKSRIAEL, from the coding sequence ATGGAATACGCCGTTACCATAGATAAACTGACCCGCAAATTCGGCGAGTTTAAAGCGGTGGATGAAATCTCTCTTTCGGTTGAGAAGGGGGAGATTTTCGGATTTCTTGGCGCCAATGGCGCCGGGAAAACGACCGCTATCCGGATGCTCTGCGGCTTACTTCTCCCCACCTCCGGCTCCGGCACCGTCAACGGTCACAATATCTTCACCGAAAGTGAGCAAATCAAACAGAGCATCGGTTATATGTCGCAGAAATTCTCCCTCTATCGCGACCTGACCGGACGGGAAAACCTTCAATTCTACGGTTCTGTCTATCAAATTCCATCCGGCGACCTTAAAAGCCGTATCGCCGAACTGG
- a CDS encoding ABC transporter ATP-binding protein: protein MNVVVVENLSKRYGSITAVDNFSFSANEGEILALVGPDGAGKTSIFRSVCGLLHYNSGAISVSGYDVSREFDKVKPHLGYMPQSFSLYPDLSVEENLFFYAGMFGIKKREFAEKKKQLYQFSGLGPFYDRRAGALSGGMKQKLALSCALVHDPKVLMLDEPTTGVDPLSRRQFWEILKELRNNGSTIIVSTPYMDEVALSDRAIFIFDGKKLAEGTPAELPRLFSGKAYRADVTPTHELMEKLGKIDGLSSRRFGSSVHIYVGENDSLENYLRQLGTIGIEPGALHEIPPDLEDTFIQLMGR from the coding sequence ATGAACGTCGTCGTGGTCGAAAATCTGAGCAAGCGATACGGCTCAATCACCGCCGTCGATAATTTCAGCTTCAGCGCCAATGAGGGTGAAATACTGGCGCTGGTCGGCCCCGACGGCGCCGGCAAGACCTCTATCTTTCGCTCCGTCTGTGGCCTTCTCCATTACAATAGCGGCGCCATCTCCGTTTCCGGATATGACGTCTCTCGAGAATTCGATAAAGTCAAACCACACCTGGGATATATGCCGCAGAGCTTTTCGCTTTATCCCGACCTTTCCGTCGAGGAGAATCTCTTCTTCTACGCCGGCATGTTCGGAATAAAAAAGAGAGAGTTCGCCGAGAAGAAAAAGCAGCTCTATCAATTTTCGGGACTTGGTCCCTTTTATGACCGTCGCGCCGGCGCCCTTTCGGGCGGAATGAAACAGAAGCTGGCGCTCAGCTGCGCTCTGGTGCATGACCCCAAAGTCCTTATGCTCGATGAGCCGACTACCGGCGTTGACCCCCTTTCGCGACGTCAGTTCTGGGAGATACTGAAAGAACTTCGGAATAATGGCTCCACCATCATTGTTTCTACTCCCTATATGGATGAAGTCGCGCTTTCCGACCGCGCCATCTTTATCTTTGATGGGAAAAAACTTGCCGAAGGAACCCCCGCCGAACTGCCCCGTCTATTCTCCGGAAAAGCCTATCGCGCTGATGTCACTCCGACACATGAACTGATGGAAAAACTGGGCAAAATTGACGGGCTGAGTTCGCGGCGGTTCGGCTCCTCGGTGCATATTTATGTCGGGGAAAATGACTCTCTTGAAAATTACCTGAGACAGCTCGGGACGATTGGCATCGAACCAGGCGCCCTGCACGAAATCCCACCCGACCTTGAAGACACCTTCATTCAACTGATGGGGAGATAA
- a CDS encoding TolC family protein, whose amino-acid sequence MKYFIALLLLMTASTVQAQVKLTLEEAIKLSQEHSFSLKSSRYDSAAAASDYQAARAGRFPVLSLNAATFYIDELQTVSLLPTRAIELGSHENYQTDVKLSLPLYTGGRLSSQINIQKEILNSRAYGLEAERLRVAYTARQAYLGFVIAGHLVKTADASLQRISIIQKDVDNLHAVGMADSVDILDASLAYQKGKQTLIERETAFRNSSTLLAQVTGLERQSEILSDEIIPLPDELPTKSLEKTEIVRPELKLSDSRVKSSEHLVGISRAALFPTVSGYLGYSAGKPNRDLFNAEWNDYFHAGVSLNWEFNLGGKTIHTTRSARQAMFSSQMARERVKEQLTLQADLARNNLQRAYQNFKISKTEFDIATRKYRLGQEKHKAGEISINRLLELEAELTAAEQLYQVSIINYYLAESEYLYATGDSRIFGGFTNE is encoded by the coding sequence ATGAAATATTTCATAGCGCTATTACTTCTGATGACCGCCTCAACGGTCCAGGCGCAGGTCAAACTGACGCTGGAAGAGGCTATCAAACTGTCGCAGGAGCATTCTTTCAGCCTGAAATCGTCTCGTTACGATTCCGCCGCGGCCGCTTCCGATTACCAGGCGGCACGCGCCGGACGATTCCCGGTCCTCTCGCTGAATGCCGCCACATTTTATATCGATGAACTGCAGACTGTTTCACTGCTTCCGACGCGAGCCATAGAATTGGGCTCGCATGAGAATTACCAGACCGACGTCAAATTATCTCTGCCTCTTTATACCGGAGGTCGGCTCTCCAGCCAAATAAATATTCAGAAAGAAATTCTGAATTCGCGCGCCTATGGGCTGGAAGCCGAGCGGCTTCGTGTCGCTTACACCGCGCGGCAGGCTTATCTCGGTTTTGTCATAGCAGGGCATCTGGTCAAGACCGCCGACGCCTCGCTTCAGAGAATCAGCATCATCCAGAAGGACGTCGATAATCTGCATGCTGTCGGGATGGCCGATTCGGTCGATATCCTCGATGCCTCCCTCGCTTATCAAAAAGGGAAGCAGACCCTGATTGAGCGCGAGACCGCTTTCCGCAACAGTTCCACCCTGCTGGCGCAGGTCACCGGACTGGAGCGCCAAAGCGAAATCCTCTCCGATGAGATAATACCGCTTCCGGATGAACTCCCGACAAAAAGCCTGGAAAAAACAGAAATCGTTCGTCCGGAACTGAAACTTAGCGATAGCCGCGTAAAATCCTCGGAGCATCTGGTTGGCATCAGCCGGGCCGCTCTCTTTCCGACCGTCAGCGGATATCTGGGGTACTCCGCCGGAAAACCGAACCGTGATTTATTCAACGCCGAGTGGAACGATTATTTCCATGCCGGGGTGTCCCTCAACTGGGAGTTCAATCTGGGGGGAAAGACTATCCATACCACCCGCTCCGCCAGGCAGGCGATGTTCTCCTCGCAGATGGCTCGCGAGAGGGTCAAAGAGCAATTGACCTTGCAAGCCGACCTGGCGCGCAACAATCTCCAGCGCGCCTATCAAAATTTCAAAATATCCAAAACCGAGTTCGATATTGCCACCCGCAAATATCGACTCGGCCAGGAAAAACATAAAGCGGGCGAAATAAGCATCAATCGCCTTCTGGAACTGGAAGCGGAACTTACCGCCGCCGAGCAGTTATACCAGGTCTCAATCATAAATTACTATCTGGCTGAATCAGAATACCTTTACGCCACCGGCGACAGCCGCATTTTCGGAGGATTCACAAATGAGTAA
- a CDS encoding TetR/AcrR family transcriptional regulator: MQKEQTHETEKTLEKESAQKIFEAARDEFARFGFEGSRVDRIAASAGVNKAMIYYHFRSKENLYQEVIREHLTHIGAYVEQVVIESDSIEEALRKIATFYQRIFDQRQKFIPIFLRELASGGERLRSAFTSEIMERGLSHRLRNLIETGKEHGRFSDRDSTHAIISFIGMNIFYYMAAPILNSVWEIKNEQEFREQRAKEVVDLFLYGLLAR, encoded by the coding sequence ATGCAAAAAGAACAGACTCACGAAACCGAAAAAACCCTCGAAAAAGAGAGCGCCCAAAAAATATTCGAGGCGGCCCGCGATGAATTCGCCCGCTTCGGATTCGAGGGTTCTCGGGTCGACCGCATAGCAGCCAGCGCCGGAGTCAACAAGGCGATGATCTATTACCACTTCCGGAGTAAAGAGAATCTCTACCAGGAAGTGATTCGGGAACATCTGACTCATATCGGCGCCTATGTCGAGCAGGTGGTCATTGAAAGCGACTCCATCGAGGAAGCGTTGCGCAAGATTGCCACCTTCTATCAAAGAATCTTTGACCAGCGCCAGAAATTCATCCCGATATTCTTGCGCGAACTCGCTTCAGGAGGGGAGAGGCTTCGCTCCGCCTTCACTTCCGAAATAATGGAGCGGGGGCTCTCGCATCGCCTGCGCAACCTCATCGAAACCGGCAAAGAGCACGGCCGGTTCAGCGACCGCGACAGCACCCACGCCATTATCTCTTTCATCGGGATGAACATCTTCTACTATATGGCAGCGCCAATTCTCAATTCTGTTTGGGAGATAAAAAATGAACAGGAATTCCGCGAACAGCGGGCGAAGGAAGTGGTCGACCTTTTCCTCTACGGCCTTCTTGCCCGGTAG